CAAAAGTTGTAACCCATTATAGGTTATTGAAATAACTATCAAAAGCTAATATGCTTTCATGAAACCAAAAACAAATGATTATAAGTCAATAGTACAATTCTACGATGACCGAAACTCCATGTAGCAACGCATTCTCCCATATGAAACATCTAGCAAACCAAGATCTCAGGGCGATGAAGAAAGCAAAGCCAAGCATGGATGTAAAATATAGGGGCTTCAATTCAAATTACCTTCACCCTACAAGAAAGTATAAATGAGTTAACACAAGAAATGAGCTCTTCcaaaataagaattaaagaatccaacttgaaaaaaaaaaaaatacagaccACACTTTAGAATGGCATCCAGTATTTTGCAGAGTGCATTGAATGCACATTGCATATCATGACAAAATTTTTGTGTAGAAAATGCAAGATTTTAACTAGGCCCTTTTAGCCAAACAAAGTTACAAAACTAGAGTTTATTAGTTAATTAAGATTTGGACATGGGCTAGATTTACAAATTCTAATTATAAAAGAAGCACGAATTGTAACAACCCGTGGGTACCAATGTATTCTTTGTggagaaaaaaaatttgtaaggGCAAGAATATTTTCATAGAAGGAATAGGCTGGATATTGTGTAACAAAGAatatatttgaaataatttaaggaTTTTCAGCCTGAAAAAGTTAAAAGTTCAAACCAATTTTCTGTATTATCAGAAATGTAATTTGGAAAAATACAATGATAGAAGGGAAAACACAAACAAGGGATTGTATCTCAAGGTTAACTTCTTCATCATTTGGGAAGACAATTACttgcattatattttttttataataaataaaattccACTAAATAAATGGAAACAAAATTACAAAATGTGGAGGAGAAGACGTACTCTGCCCATGTTTTTTAACAACctaaaacaagaaaaaaacatGCTAAATTTTATTCAAGAAATGGAATTTTACATAATAGAGGCGGTTTCTTGGAGGACAAAACATTATATGAAAATGTTTAGTTACCAATGTGCCCATATTCTTTCTCGACAAATTAAACAAGAAAAAAGCATGTTGCACTTGATTCATGAAATGGAAAATATGGAACTAAAGTTCAAGTTCAAATCCATTAAGAGAATTCGGCAAGTATGGAACACACATCTAAGGAGAATATACTTCAAAACCCAGTACACAACTTCAATCATGATGGAAATCCTAAACCACTCAAGAAACCTTTGACATTTTCATTGACGACATCTAAAAGTTGCACAGAAAGTACCTGAAGAGAATTCGAATTGTCACGAAGACCTGGTTCAAGATTAGAAACTCTATTCTCCAGTGCATCAAACTTCTGCTTCAGCTACAATAAACAATCAAAGCAAACAGGAATCAACTACAGGAGAGCAAATGCAAAGTTAGTTTGATTGGTAAATGTGGAAATAGtagcagaaaaagaaaaaaaaacaaaatcaaaattccAAATTTTAGAAACAGTAACCTCAATTTGACTTTCACGCCAAAGCTGAGCATTCTAGTGCTTGGAACCAGTGGGTACACATACCGGTGATTTGATTCTCTATGCTCCAAATGGTCTTGAGTCAAATTTAAATAGTTTCCTCGCAAGAATTTGAATGTCTCTAGTgttcttgtatttttatttttatttttcacttttttattCAATATATTACTCATTTCATTTGTTTCTGCCCCTTTTAATTGTTGCTGAAAGAATTGCATCTCCAACAAATGGGGAATCAACGACTACTGAAGAGGAAAATACTCTAGTTCATTGTCCATTAGACGTAATAACAGAAAAACAGgagaaaaaaaaaacgaaaattCCTGAATCTCAAAAACAATAATCTCAGTTCAACagagaaagaaaatagaaatcAACAACTACAGAAGAACGAATTCTCCGTTTGAGCGAAATGGAAGAACAGAATACAtaacaaaataaatcaaaatttcgAATCTCAAAACAATAATCTCAGCTCGACTACGGTGCCAGGCCAAAGCTAATAAGTACAGTACTTGGAACTGCGGGGGGGTGGGGAAACCTGCGATGtttgaaatttattttcttttatgccAGTTTCCCTTCCGTCGCCCAGTTTTTTTTTCCCCCTGGTGAACCGAGCATGCAGAGTGAATCGAAGTAGTGATGATTGGGGAAACAGTGAGGTTACCTGAGAACTGAGGACTTGGCGCTCGATCCATAGGTCTCTGAGGACGAAGTGGGAGACAGCGGCGCCGGCGGAGGAAAAACCCAGGGTGAACCACAACAACCGAGTTCTCATCATCTTGCAGGCAGAATTTTGATTGCCGGCGCAACGATACCTAGGAGTTGATTCCCCAAAAGCCAAAATCCTGAACTGAGTACTCTCAAATGTACCGCAACAAAACCGGATGAAATTTGTGGATTTTGAAAACGCGATTTCAACTGTTTTGGTATTGACGTTTGGTGTGGTGATTTGCTCATCTGTTTGAAGCGGACATGGGTGGTTTATTTGGGTGTTTGGCTTGCTGGAAAATGATTAAAAGGCCCGCACATAGCGGAATGAGagtgaattaaataaaatatatcaaGGTTTTCAATAAGGGTATAACAAAATCAAGTGAtacatttgattttattttttttattttttttataaatgtgTAGTATAAGAAATTGAGAAAGGTTATAAGTAAATAACTAAGGAGTTAATtataatttgaaattcaaaaaaaataggAAAGAGTGAAGAAAAATGGAATGAGAAGACGCGTTAGAAGATTGTTTGCTTTCCTAGAAAGTCACTTAGAAAATCCTAAGGTccaattaaaatttgaaaaatatgagaaaaaaaaaaaggaaagatttcaatttttcatatttagttatcaagaaaaatgaaaaaaaaatatacaaaatatacaaattcaatgaacaaaaatttgattttaggcttattaatatttattattcttaattaattttaatcatattaaattactttttattCTTAATAACATTTAAtgcataaaatataataaaaaataatttttttttaattttttcccccttttttctaagaaaaatttttaattaaaaaaagagGGGCATCccctttgcttttttttttttttttggtggtagTGCCTGCCCTTTTAAGAATTTACAAAAAACTTAATACTTGGACCAATAATTTAGAGCACCAATATTTTTTGCACTATATTAAAAAATTCAatattaaattacaaaaaataaaataagccCTAATTTAATAACAATTTAAAACTAGTAGAAGTTCAAAATAATCGTAAAATCAGAGTGTTTTAAAGTGATATATTTGGTCTCATTTTCTTGTATTTTATTACCCCCAACTAACTAAATGGGACAAATTTATTTTGATTACAACTATTTCAATTGATTGTTGACATTAATTGTTAATGCTCTCTACTTGTTTGGCAACAATTATAGTTAAGTTTAAATCTTTTAAGACAActtgatggttagagattgaGATCTTTATGTTTGAGGGATGAGATGGTATGATAACTTGCAAGCATTAGAAAATAAAAGTGATTGAGGCCTTGATCACGAAGAAAACTCTCCAATACTtaaattaataatcaattaaaTAAGGAGATTCGTGGTTAGGGGGGTTAAAATTGCATTTCTTATTTGAAAGGTTTTCAGGTAAATTTATAGAATAATGACTTTGAACAATATATCTAAACGGCCGTTATTACGTATCTTTATTAGGTAATGATAGTTTTTGCATAGTCTTTTTATCTTCACAATGCCATGTCTTAATTAGATTTCCCCTCATCAATTTCAAACACCATTTGATGAAGTCATGCGCCTGTTTAGTAGAGTCAAGTTTTTGGCCTTAACACAGTTCTTTGATTCAAATGTTGAATGAAATCGATTCTTTTTTAGATATCCAAATCTAAATCGGATAAATGAGATGAATGGATCTATCTTTCTattcatatataaaataaaaatggagtCCGACGGTACCAAGTGGAAGGGTTGCTACTCAATGGATTAAAGTTACATTAGGGATAATAAGCTGATCTTCCCTAGGAGCTAATATCGACGAGAAGGTTAGATACCTTGATGTCGGCTCATCACCACCTGGAGTTGTAATATGTTTCAAGGGTTGGATTGTTCACCCATTAAAGCACTTTGAGAGTACTTATTGTATAAACACTTGTGTCATTTACCACTAATGACATTCATGCTAGCAATACCCTCACTTCTTCTCCCCTATAGATGTCCTCTCCTTCATATATCTACAAATTGCCTCTCTTCACAATAGccatataatttaaattaatatgtaattaaattaaaacattattttaattaataactaGCCGCATGCATGCCCATGCTCTTTGGCTTTTAAGGGGTTTTGgattataacataatatttataaGTTTCATAAGAAGTGCATTTGTAACGATcccaaaaattatatgcatggaagtgtaaaaaaataaaataaataaataaatataaattattaatttattaattattaattaaataatataatataatataatataataattatatatgtgtgtgtgtgtgtgtgtgtgtgtaaaccTTCACTTGAGGAAAGGATATTTTGGTTTTCCTAAGACCCCTGTGGTTgaatctctcctctctcctcaagctctccctctctctcttcaatttcttgacATTTCTTAGTTGgattgaaaaacgaacatcatatTCGGATCCTAGTTCCACTCTTGAACACTTTAACCGTAGTGGATTTATCGTTTGGATGTCGTATACACCATTCTAgggttaaggtaagaggaatagattatgtcagttattttcagaaaattaaaccgattaaattgtaatatttgattatatcagattttttaaaataatttggaattatattaaacttcaaatatttgattatatcatatttttggaaatattttagaattatattaaactgtagggatttgtttgtatttgatttttgggaatattttagaattaTATTAAACTGTAGGAATTTGATTACATCAGTCTTTTGgcaatattttggaattaaattaaactacaggaaTTTGATTATGTCGAATTTTtgggatataatggaattaaattaaataggtgaataaaatatatttttccaggcaaattattatattatgaaatatttactcaaatgtgtggcatgagaaatgactAAACAATTACGaatagaatattttatgatgttATATAGCAGAGTATGGTTTTATAACGATTTCATAAAATGTTATGAATATGATGAAAACATGATATGACAGTTTTCATAAGCAAGTGTGTATACGATGGTGGCttttgaaaaagaagttcataaggggacttatgattgaggctgggtgaagaagtgcggttaattaaataagtgatTGTGAGAATGCATCTACCCCAAAAAAAGATAGGAAGATTAActtgaaaacgtaaacactaATTCACTTTAAGAAGATGGTGATGTTTACGCTAGGAACACCATTATGTTGAgatgtatccacacatgtgcgctcatgaaaaaagccttgatcatggaaaaaagtttgaagtgAAGTGAATagaaattctctaccattatTAGTGCGCACATGCTTAATGATGCAATTGAACTGATTTTTAACCATGGCGCAAAAATTCTTAAGgcaaaagaaaatatcaaatttcatgcgcataagatagacccatgtagcatgCGAGTAGTCttccacgattgttaaaaaataatgagCACCAAAAAGTGAAgttgtaggataaccaccccatatatcacaataaattcaattaaaacaaaatgtgctcttatttgtattcaaagaaaaaAGTAAACGAATGTGTTTTGCTTATCACAAGGCAaataagaagaaatatttaaggtt
This genomic stretch from Malania oleifera isolate guangnan ecotype guangnan chromosome 3, ASM2987363v1, whole genome shotgun sequence harbors:
- the LOC131150954 gene encoding uncharacterized protein LOC131150954 isoform X2, with amino-acid sequence MMRTRLLWFTLGFSSAGAAVSHFVLRDLWIERQVLSSQLKQKFDALENRVSNLEPGLRDNSNSLQGEGNLN
- the LOC131150954 gene encoding uncharacterized protein LOC131150954 isoform X1 — protein: MMRTRLLWFTLGFSSAGAAVSHFVLRDLWIERQVLSSQLKQKFDALENRVSNLEPGLRDNSNSLQANMGVLSIHGAGWGVGMNFFVTKLWLGAGASASISKADYLFPFFSCFSFISPCHNLS